The stretch of DNA CGCTGCAAGCCTCGGTGGTCGTGCCGTAGTCGAGGACTTTGACGATCGCGGGGTGATTGAGTGTGGCGATCGCGCGCACTTCGCGGTTGAAGCTCTCGCGGTAGCGGGTCTCGGTGGCGAAGTCTGAGCGCAGCACCTTGAGGGCCACCTCGACACCGGTGGCGCGGTTGCGGGCCCGAAAGACCTCCCCCATGCCGCCTTCACCCAGTTTGTCGAGGATCTCAAAGGTCTCAATCATGGGGGCACTATGGCCAGAGAGGGGGAGGAAGGTCAATTCTGCGTGTCGGATTCTCCGGCGTCGGGAGCGTCGTCCAGGGTGATGTAGGGCTGCAGGCGTCGGTAGGTGGCCGGGCCGATGCCTTTGACGCGTTTGAGGTGGCTCAGCCGGGTGAAGGGGCGGCGGCTGCGGTAGTCGAGGATGCGCCCGGCCAGCGCCGGGCCGATGCCGCGGATGGAGGTGAGCTCGGCCTCGGTGGCGGTGTTGATGTTGATCTTCTGGATGGGCGCGTCGGCTTCGGCAGGCTCGGAAGATGGTGTGCGTGCGTCGGGGACCTCGTGATCTTCGTCATCGGCGTCGGCGTCGGCGGTGGGTTGGGGGTGTGCGACCGGCTCCGGGCGTTGTTCCGAGCCGGCCTCAACGTGTGGGTGATGCGTGGCGTGGAGGGCGTGTGCCTCATCGGCTGGTGAGGCGTCGAGCTCGGTTGCCTCAAGGGTGTGCAGCGCGTCGAGAAGATCTGCTGCGGGCTTGGCGGAGAGGTCCGGGAGGAGCGTGGCCCCGTCATCCAGGAGGAGGTCGTGTTCTTCGTCCCCAGAGACAATGTTTTCGGCGTCGGTGGCGTGTTCGTCGAGCAGCAGCGCGCTGTCGTCGGCTTGCCCCGTGGCGAGCATCGCGTCGAGTGGGTCGAGCTCATCGCGCTCATCCTCGCTGACCTCATCGTCGCTTAAAGCCTCTTCATCGTCGAAAAAGACCGTCGGCTGCAGCGCATCGCCTGAGGCGCGCGGCAGCGCCGGGCAGCTCACGTTGAGGGGGCGGTAGGTGCGGCTCGATTCGCTGGCGTTGGCGTCTTCGCAGCCGCTGATGGCGGTCATCAGGCTCAGCGTCAACGCGAGCCAAAAGAGACCCGGGTGATGGCCGCGATGAGGGGCTGGCGAGCGGTGGTGGGCGAACTTCAAACGTTCGACGAGCTGGCGAGCGCGCGGTGTGAGAGCAGGCATGGTTCCCTCCTGAGGTGGTTGAAGTGGACCCGCGTCCTGATGTTGTTATCGCGCGCTGATGTCTGGCTTTGCCTTCCGGGCATAAAAAAACCGACCTTTTCAGGTCGGCTCAAAGAGCTCAAAGAATCCTGGCGAGGTCAGGATAACTCGGCCAGCTCTTTTGCGATGCGGCGCTCACGACGCTTTGTGATGACGTAGGCCACCGCGATGGAGATGCCGTAAAGCAGCATCAGCGGGGCGGCCAGCATCAGCTGCGTGACCACATCGGGGGGCGTGAGGATGGCGGCGATGATGAAGGCTGCGACCACCGCGATGCGCCAGTGTTGCATCAGGTGGCGATGCGTCAGCACCCCCACCGCCGAGAGCAGGGAGGTGACCACCGGCAGCTCAAAGACCATGCCGAAGCCCAGCAGGAGCTTGGTGGTGAGCGCGAAGTAGTCTTTGATCATCAGGGTCGGGTTGGAGACTTCCAGCGAGAAGCCCAGCAAGAATGCGTATCCGAAGGGGATGACCACGTAGTAGCAGAAGCTCGCGCCCAGCAGAAAGAAGAGGGTGGCGCCGGCCACAAAGGGCACGGCTGCTCGTTTTTCGTCGGGGTAGAGCCCCGGGGCGACGAACTTCCAGACGTTGTAGATGATCGCCGGTGAGGCCAGAAAGACCGCCGCCAGAAGCGCGGTCTTGAGCAGCGTGAAGAAGGGCTCGGCCAGGTCGGTGTTATGCATGTTGGCCAGCTCCCCCTCGGGGGCGGCCTTGATCAGGGGTTGCAGCAAAAAATCGAAGATCTCGGCGGCGAAACCCCAGCAGATCAGAAACGCGATG from Lujinxingia vulgaris encodes:
- the tatC gene encoding twin-arginine translocase subunit TatC, with product MSPTNDFEPRSEASAESLQEMRMSFMAHLVELRRRFLYSFIAMVIAFLICWGFAAEIFDFLLQPLIKAAPEGELANMHNTDLAEPFFTLLKTALLAAVFLASPAIIYNVWKFVAPGLYPDEKRAAVPFVAGATLFFLLGASFCYYVVIPFGYAFLLGFSLEVSNPTLMIKDYFALTTKLLLGFGMVFELPVVTSLLSAVGVLTHRHLMQHWRIAVVAAFIIAAILTPPDVVTQLMLAAPLMLLYGISIAVAYVITKRRERRIAKELAELS
- a CDS encoding ComEA family DNA-binding protein translates to MPALTPRARQLVERLKFAHHRSPAPHRGHHPGLFWLALTLSLMTAISGCEDANASESSRTYRPLNVSCPALPRASGDALQPTVFFDDEEALSDDEVSEDERDELDPLDAMLATGQADDSALLLDEHATDAENIVSGDEEHDLLLDDGATLLPDLSAKPAADLLDALHTLEATELDASPADEAHALHATHHPHVEAGSEQRPEPVAHPQPTADADADDEDHEVPDARTPSSEPAEADAPIQKININTATEAELTSIRGIGPALAGRILDYRSRRPFTRLSHLKRVKGIGPATYRRLQPYITLDDAPDAGESDTQN